A region from the Alosa alosa isolate M-15738 ecotype Scorff River chromosome 7, AALO_Geno_1.1, whole genome shotgun sequence genome encodes:
- the avpi1 gene encoding uncharacterized protein avpi1 isoform X2: MEDLASPSVLPGPSHVPCWNPTGRQIRKTGTHDIFHGVNLRQLRRLFQAAGEQDAEQRARMVWRGDRGTDTGDMEEEDVRAEVEIGLAQALVGLRVRARTKSGIRAEGHRDGNRRTRPSSIQHRSGDASKRQPEDVLDVDAEVGFGGVLEPASSTEGPAIALRDTEMVEISNRFGAREKDPQRHLHRIRH; this comes from the exons ATGGAGGACCTGGCTTCTCCCTCTGTCCTACCAGGACCATCTCATGTCCCATGCTGGAATCCCACGGGGCGTCAGATCCGGAAAACGGGCACGCACGACATCTTCCATGGAGTGAACCTGCGGCAGCTGCGTCGCCTGTTTCAGGCTGCAGGAGAACAGGACGCTGAGCAGCGGGCCAGGATGGTGTGGCGAGGAGACCGCGGAACGGACACAGGAGACATGGAAGAGGAGGATGTGCGGGCAGAGGTGGAAATTGGTTTAGCTCAGGCCCTGGTCGGGCTCAGGGTCCGTGCACGCACCAAAAGTGGCATAAGAGCAGAGGGTCACCGGGATGGAAACAGAAGGACTAGACCTTCATCAATACAACACAG GAGCGGGGATGCATCAAAGAGACAGCCTGAGGATGTTCTAGATGTAGACGCTGAGGTGGGATTCGGTGGAGTATTAGAGCCGGCAAGCAGCACTGAGGGGCCGGCCATTGCACTGAGGGACACGGAGATGGTCGAGATCTCCAACCGTTTTGGCGCAAGAGAGAAGGATCCCCAGCGGCACCTTCACAGGATCCGACACTGA
- the zfyve27 gene encoding protrudin isoform X3 — MQPIMAGGLQESPQGQGERGELSQLSSREATTAETSELGCPRPVTFDLLNMVVSYKRIAIYLEPIKDGVEVVRYVLGWKMPLFSLLCCVILNILFIALSEVAWFSLCLMGVSTPAALGYIGERCQGITSDTDLQRKRQHAVQRRDLQTVHLTKQEAMLEVKGLLKNLDDLLTQACVSAESVYKVLYWESHSVSSMFYGGLLVTVCLLYIMPVGWVLALVNSALFLWNREFCRVLLNVKSLLNPGQSQSEEKEAEVRDAEPTSLPEQTPTPTSLEDLSPASIEEAEEAEPDDEFKDAIEEHQTSLLPETPLALVDDDEVAIGTTDYDTFSDNGLLSKHEPIRSKVSKLTEKLRKRYPTNPAGNCSYCSAVFSVLKKRKNCSNCGNSFCSRCCSYKVLKSSMGATAPEAQRETVFVCAACNMYLSKKE, encoded by the exons ATGCAGCCTATCATGGCAGGTGGGCTTCAGGAGTCCCCGCAGGGCCAGGGGGAGAGAGGTGAGCTCTCCCAGCTCTCCTCAAGAGAAGCAACCACTGCAGAGACCTCTGAGCTTGGATGTCCGCGGCCAGTCACCTTTGACCTGCTCAATATGGTGGTCTCCTACAAGAGGATTGCAATCTACCTGGAGCCCATCAAAGACGGTGTGGAGGTGGTGCGTTATGTACTTGG ATGGAAGATGCCTCTCTTCTCCTTGCTCTGCTGTGTCATACTCAACATCCTCTTCATCGCTCTCAGTGAAG TGGCCtggttctctctctgcctcatggGTGTGTCCACCCCAGCTGCGCTGGGCTACATTGGGGAGAGATGCCAGGGCATCACCAGTGACACGGACCTACAGAGGAAAAGGCAGCATGCTGTCCAGCGCAGAGACCTGCAGACTGTCCACCTCACCAAGCAGGAAGCCATGCTAGAGGTCAAGGGCCT GTTGAAGAATCTAGATGACCTTTTGACCCAGGCCTGTGTGTCTGCTGAGTCTGTGTACAAAGTGCTGTACTGGGAGAGCCATTCAGTCTCCTCCAT GTTCTACGGTGGTCTCCTGGTGACTGTCTGTCTACTGTACATCATGCCAGTGGGCTGGGTCCTGGCTTTGGTCAACAGCGCCCTCTTCCTGTGGAACAGGGAATTCTGCAGAG TCCTGCTGAATGTGAAGTCCCTGCTGAACCCAGGCCAAAGCCAGTCAGAAGAGAAGGAGGCTGAGGTCAGAGATGCTGAGCCCACTTCCTTACCAGAGCAAACCCCAACTCCCACCAGCCTGGAG GATCTTTCTCCTGCCAGCATTGAGGAGGCGGAAGAGGCAGAGCCTGATGATGAGTTTAAAGATGCCATTGAG GAGCACCAAACGTCCCTGCTGCCG GAGACCCCCCTGGCTCTAGTG GATGATGATGAGGTGGCAATAGGCACTACTGACTACGACACCTTCTCAGATAATGGACTGTTGAGCAAACACGAGCCCATCCGCAGCAAAGTGTCCAAACTGACAGAGAAACTGCGAAAGCGTTATCCAACCAACCCTGCAG GTAATTGCTCATATTGCAGTGCAGTGTTTTCGGTTTTAAAAAAGCGG AAAAACTGCAGTAACTGTGGAAATAGCTTCTGTTCACGATGTTGCTCCTACAAGGTGCTCAAATCCAGCATGGGTGCCACAG CACCCGAAgcccagagagagacagtgtttgtttgtgctgcaTGTAATATGTACCTGAGCAAGAAGGAATGA
- the golga7ba gene encoding golgin A7 family, member Ba isoform X3, translating into MNLQFHNLQELRHSASLANKVFIQRDYTEGTICKFQTKFPSELESRIERTLFEDTVKTLNNYYAEAEKIGGQSYLEGCLACTTAYLIFLCMETRYEKVLKKISRYIQEQNEKIYAPRGLLITDPIERGMRVIEISIYEDRGSSGSSSGSSSTTCSSGR; encoded by the exons ATGAATTTGCAG TTTCATAATCTGCAGGAGCTGAGACATAGCGCCTCACTGGCCAACAAGGTGTTCATCCAGAGAGACTACACTGAAGGTACCATATGCAAGTTCCAGACCAAGTTCCCATCTGAGCTGGAGagcagg ATCGAGAGAACTCTGTTTGAAGATACTGTGAAGACGCTGAATAACTACTATGCGGAAGCAGAGAAGATCGGAGGGCAGTCATACCTGGAAGGCTGCTTGGCTTGCACCACTGCCTACCTCATCTTTCTGTGCATGGAGACAAGATACGAGAAA GTTCTGAAGAAGATCTCCCGCTACATCCAGGAGCAGAACGAGAAGATCTATGCCCCTCGAGGCCTCCTTATCACAGACCCCATtgagaggggcatgagagtt ATTGAGATTTCCATCTATGAGGACCGCGGCTCCAGCGGCTCCAGCTCTGGCAGCAGCTCCACCACCTGCAGCAGTGGCCGATGA
- the zfyve27 gene encoding protrudin isoform X2, with the protein MQPIMAGGLQESPQGQGERGELSQLSSREATTAETSELGCPRPVTFDLLNMVVSYKRIAIYLEPIKDGVEVVRYVLGWKMPLFSLLCCVILNILFIALSEVAWFSLCLMGVSTPAALGYIGERCQGITSDTDLQRKRQHAVQRRDLQTVHLTKQEAMLEVKGLLKNLDDLLTQACVSAESVYKVLYWESHSVSSMFYGGLLVTVCLLYIMPVGWVLALVNSALFLWNREFCRVLLNVKSLLNPGQSQSEEKEAEVRDAEPTSLPEQTPTPTSLEDLSPASIEEAEEAEPDDEFKDAIESSLFTISLLKEHQTSLLPDDDEVAIGTTDYDTFSDNGLLSKHEPIRSKVSKLTEKLRKRYPTNPAGNCSYCSAVFSVLKKRKNCSNCGNSFCSRCCSYKVLKSSMGATAPEAQRETVFVCAACNMYLSKKE; encoded by the exons ATGCAGCCTATCATGGCAGGTGGGCTTCAGGAGTCCCCGCAGGGCCAGGGGGAGAGAGGTGAGCTCTCCCAGCTCTCCTCAAGAGAAGCAACCACTGCAGAGACCTCTGAGCTTGGATGTCCGCGGCCAGTCACCTTTGACCTGCTCAATATGGTGGTCTCCTACAAGAGGATTGCAATCTACCTGGAGCCCATCAAAGACGGTGTGGAGGTGGTGCGTTATGTACTTGG ATGGAAGATGCCTCTCTTCTCCTTGCTCTGCTGTGTCATACTCAACATCCTCTTCATCGCTCTCAGTGAAG TGGCCtggttctctctctgcctcatggGTGTGTCCACCCCAGCTGCGCTGGGCTACATTGGGGAGAGATGCCAGGGCATCACCAGTGACACGGACCTACAGAGGAAAAGGCAGCATGCTGTCCAGCGCAGAGACCTGCAGACTGTCCACCTCACCAAGCAGGAAGCCATGCTAGAGGTCAAGGGCCT GTTGAAGAATCTAGATGACCTTTTGACCCAGGCCTGTGTGTCTGCTGAGTCTGTGTACAAAGTGCTGTACTGGGAGAGCCATTCAGTCTCCTCCAT GTTCTACGGTGGTCTCCTGGTGACTGTCTGTCTACTGTACATCATGCCAGTGGGCTGGGTCCTGGCTTTGGTCAACAGCGCCCTCTTCCTGTGGAACAGGGAATTCTGCAGAG TCCTGCTGAATGTGAAGTCCCTGCTGAACCCAGGCCAAAGCCAGTCAGAAGAGAAGGAGGCTGAGGTCAGAGATGCTGAGCCCACTTCCTTACCAGAGCAAACCCCAACTCCCACCAGCCTGGAG GATCTTTCTCCTGCCAGCATTGAGGAGGCGGAAGAGGCAGAGCCTGATGATGAGTTTAAAGATGCCATTGAG TCCTCTCTCTTTACCATCTCACTGCTTAAGGAGCACCAAACGTCCCTGCTGCCG GATGATGATGAGGTGGCAATAGGCACTACTGACTACGACACCTTCTCAGATAATGGACTGTTGAGCAAACACGAGCCCATCCGCAGCAAAGTGTCCAAACTGACAGAGAAACTGCGAAAGCGTTATCCAACCAACCCTGCAG GTAATTGCTCATATTGCAGTGCAGTGTTTTCGGTTTTAAAAAAGCGG AAAAACTGCAGTAACTGTGGAAATAGCTTCTGTTCACGATGTTGCTCCTACAAGGTGCTCAAATCCAGCATGGGTGCCACAG CACCCGAAgcccagagagagacagtgtttgtttgtgctgcaTGTAATATGTACCTGAGCAAGAAGGAATGA
- the zfyve27 gene encoding protrudin isoform X5 produces MQPIMAGGLQESPQGQGERGELSQLSSREATTAETSELGCPRPVTFDLLNMVVSYKRIAIYLEPIKDGVEVVRYVLGWKMPLFSLLCCVILNILFIALSEVAWFSLCLMGVSTPAALGYIGERCQGITSDTDLQRKRQHAVQRRDLQTVHLTKQEAMLEVKGLLKNLDDLLTQACVSAESVYKVLYWESHSVSSMFYGGLLVTVCLLYIMPVGWVLALVNSALFLWNREFCRVLLNVKSLLNPGQSQSEEKEAEVRDAEPTSLPEQTPTPTSLEDLSPASIEEAEEAEPDDEFKDAIEDDDEVAIGTTDYDTFSDNGLLSKHEPIRSKVSKLTEKLRKRYPTNPAGNCSYCSAVFSVLKKRKNCSNCGNSFCSRCCSYKVLKSSMGATAPEAQRETVFVCAACNMYLSKKE; encoded by the exons ATGCAGCCTATCATGGCAGGTGGGCTTCAGGAGTCCCCGCAGGGCCAGGGGGAGAGAGGTGAGCTCTCCCAGCTCTCCTCAAGAGAAGCAACCACTGCAGAGACCTCTGAGCTTGGATGTCCGCGGCCAGTCACCTTTGACCTGCTCAATATGGTGGTCTCCTACAAGAGGATTGCAATCTACCTGGAGCCCATCAAAGACGGTGTGGAGGTGGTGCGTTATGTACTTGG ATGGAAGATGCCTCTCTTCTCCTTGCTCTGCTGTGTCATACTCAACATCCTCTTCATCGCTCTCAGTGAAG TGGCCtggttctctctctgcctcatggGTGTGTCCACCCCAGCTGCGCTGGGCTACATTGGGGAGAGATGCCAGGGCATCACCAGTGACACGGACCTACAGAGGAAAAGGCAGCATGCTGTCCAGCGCAGAGACCTGCAGACTGTCCACCTCACCAAGCAGGAAGCCATGCTAGAGGTCAAGGGCCT GTTGAAGAATCTAGATGACCTTTTGACCCAGGCCTGTGTGTCTGCTGAGTCTGTGTACAAAGTGCTGTACTGGGAGAGCCATTCAGTCTCCTCCAT GTTCTACGGTGGTCTCCTGGTGACTGTCTGTCTACTGTACATCATGCCAGTGGGCTGGGTCCTGGCTTTGGTCAACAGCGCCCTCTTCCTGTGGAACAGGGAATTCTGCAGAG TCCTGCTGAATGTGAAGTCCCTGCTGAACCCAGGCCAAAGCCAGTCAGAAGAGAAGGAGGCTGAGGTCAGAGATGCTGAGCCCACTTCCTTACCAGAGCAAACCCCAACTCCCACCAGCCTGGAG GATCTTTCTCCTGCCAGCATTGAGGAGGCGGAAGAGGCAGAGCCTGATGATGAGTTTAAAGATGCCATTGAG GATGATGATGAGGTGGCAATAGGCACTACTGACTACGACACCTTCTCAGATAATGGACTGTTGAGCAAACACGAGCCCATCCGCAGCAAAGTGTCCAAACTGACAGAGAAACTGCGAAAGCGTTATCCAACCAACCCTGCAG GTAATTGCTCATATTGCAGTGCAGTGTTTTCGGTTTTAAAAAAGCGG AAAAACTGCAGTAACTGTGGAAATAGCTTCTGTTCACGATGTTGCTCCTACAAGGTGCTCAAATCCAGCATGGGTGCCACAG CACCCGAAgcccagagagagacagtgtttgtttgtgctgcaTGTAATATGTACCTGAGCAAGAAGGAATGA
- the zfyve27 gene encoding protrudin isoform X4 has translation MQPIMAGGLQESPQGQGERGELSQLSSREATTAETSELGCPRPVTFDLLNMVVSYKRIAIYLEPIKDGVEVVRYVLGWKMPLFSLLCCVILNILFIALSEVAWFSLCLMGVSTPAALGYIGERCQGITSDTDLQRKRQHAVQRRDLQTVHLTKQEAMLEVKGLLKNLDDLLTQACVSAESVYKVLYWESHSVSSMFYGGLLVTVCLLYIMPVGWVLALVNSALFLWNREFCRVLLNVKSLLNPGQSQSEEKEAEVRDAEPTSLPEQTPTPTSLEDLSPASIEEAEEAEPDDEFKDAIEEHQTSLLPDDDEVAIGTTDYDTFSDNGLLSKHEPIRSKVSKLTEKLRKRYPTNPAGNCSYCSAVFSVLKKRKNCSNCGNSFCSRCCSYKVLKSSMGATAPEAQRETVFVCAACNMYLSKKE, from the exons ATGCAGCCTATCATGGCAGGTGGGCTTCAGGAGTCCCCGCAGGGCCAGGGGGAGAGAGGTGAGCTCTCCCAGCTCTCCTCAAGAGAAGCAACCACTGCAGAGACCTCTGAGCTTGGATGTCCGCGGCCAGTCACCTTTGACCTGCTCAATATGGTGGTCTCCTACAAGAGGATTGCAATCTACCTGGAGCCCATCAAAGACGGTGTGGAGGTGGTGCGTTATGTACTTGG ATGGAAGATGCCTCTCTTCTCCTTGCTCTGCTGTGTCATACTCAACATCCTCTTCATCGCTCTCAGTGAAG TGGCCtggttctctctctgcctcatggGTGTGTCCACCCCAGCTGCGCTGGGCTACATTGGGGAGAGATGCCAGGGCATCACCAGTGACACGGACCTACAGAGGAAAAGGCAGCATGCTGTCCAGCGCAGAGACCTGCAGACTGTCCACCTCACCAAGCAGGAAGCCATGCTAGAGGTCAAGGGCCT GTTGAAGAATCTAGATGACCTTTTGACCCAGGCCTGTGTGTCTGCTGAGTCTGTGTACAAAGTGCTGTACTGGGAGAGCCATTCAGTCTCCTCCAT GTTCTACGGTGGTCTCCTGGTGACTGTCTGTCTACTGTACATCATGCCAGTGGGCTGGGTCCTGGCTTTGGTCAACAGCGCCCTCTTCCTGTGGAACAGGGAATTCTGCAGAG TCCTGCTGAATGTGAAGTCCCTGCTGAACCCAGGCCAAAGCCAGTCAGAAGAGAAGGAGGCTGAGGTCAGAGATGCTGAGCCCACTTCCTTACCAGAGCAAACCCCAACTCCCACCAGCCTGGAG GATCTTTCTCCTGCCAGCATTGAGGAGGCGGAAGAGGCAGAGCCTGATGATGAGTTTAAAGATGCCATTGAG GAGCACCAAACGTCCCTGCTGCCG GATGATGATGAGGTGGCAATAGGCACTACTGACTACGACACCTTCTCAGATAATGGACTGTTGAGCAAACACGAGCCCATCCGCAGCAAAGTGTCCAAACTGACAGAGAAACTGCGAAAGCGTTATCCAACCAACCCTGCAG GTAATTGCTCATATTGCAGTGCAGTGTTTTCGGTTTTAAAAAAGCGG AAAAACTGCAGTAACTGTGGAAATAGCTTCTGTTCACGATGTTGCTCCTACAAGGTGCTCAAATCCAGCATGGGTGCCACAG CACCCGAAgcccagagagagacagtgtttgtttgtgctgcaTGTAATATGTACCTGAGCAAGAAGGAATGA
- the golga7ba gene encoding golgin A7 family, member Ba isoform X1: MLSGPRTAADRSKLPFCHESFHNLQELRHSASLANKVFIQRDYTEGTICKFQTKFPSELESRIERTLFEDTVKTLNNYYAEAEKIGGQSYLEGCLACTTAYLIFLCMETRYEKVLKKISRYIQEQNEKIYAPRGLLITDPIERGMRVIEISIYEDRGSSGSSSGSSSTTCSSGR, from the exons ATGCTTTCAGGACCGCGGACAGCAGCTGACAGATCAAAACTCCCATTCTGTCACGAGTCT TTTCATAATCTGCAGGAGCTGAGACATAGCGCCTCACTGGCCAACAAGGTGTTCATCCAGAGAGACTACACTGAAGGTACCATATGCAAGTTCCAGACCAAGTTCCCATCTGAGCTGGAGagcagg ATCGAGAGAACTCTGTTTGAAGATACTGTGAAGACGCTGAATAACTACTATGCGGAAGCAGAGAAGATCGGAGGGCAGTCATACCTGGAAGGCTGCTTGGCTTGCACCACTGCCTACCTCATCTTTCTGTGCATGGAGACAAGATACGAGAAA GTTCTGAAGAAGATCTCCCGCTACATCCAGGAGCAGAACGAGAAGATCTATGCCCCTCGAGGCCTCCTTATCACAGACCCCATtgagaggggcatgagagtt ATTGAGATTTCCATCTATGAGGACCGCGGCTCCAGCGGCTCCAGCTCTGGCAGCAGCTCCACCACCTGCAGCAGTGGCCGATGA
- the golga7ba gene encoding golgin A7 family, member Ba isoform X2 has product MATEFHNLQELRHSASLANKVFIQRDYTEGTICKFQTKFPSELESRIERTLFEDTVKTLNNYYAEAEKIGGQSYLEGCLACTTAYLIFLCMETRYEKVLKKISRYIQEQNEKIYAPRGLLITDPIERGMRVIEISIYEDRGSSGSSSGSSSTTCSSGR; this is encoded by the exons ATGGCAACAGAG TTTCATAATCTGCAGGAGCTGAGACATAGCGCCTCACTGGCCAACAAGGTGTTCATCCAGAGAGACTACACTGAAGGTACCATATGCAAGTTCCAGACCAAGTTCCCATCTGAGCTGGAGagcagg ATCGAGAGAACTCTGTTTGAAGATACTGTGAAGACGCTGAATAACTACTATGCGGAAGCAGAGAAGATCGGAGGGCAGTCATACCTGGAAGGCTGCTTGGCTTGCACCACTGCCTACCTCATCTTTCTGTGCATGGAGACAAGATACGAGAAA GTTCTGAAGAAGATCTCCCGCTACATCCAGGAGCAGAACGAGAAGATCTATGCCCCTCGAGGCCTCCTTATCACAGACCCCATtgagaggggcatgagagtt ATTGAGATTTCCATCTATGAGGACCGCGGCTCCAGCGGCTCCAGCTCTGGCAGCAGCTCCACCACCTGCAGCAGTGGCCGATGA
- the zfyve27 gene encoding protrudin isoform X6: MQPIMAGGLQESPQGQGERGELSQLSSREATTAETSELGCPRPVTFDLLNMVVSYKRIAIYLEPIKDGVEVVRYVLGWKMPLFSLLCCVILNILFIALSEVAWFSLCLMGVSTPAALGYIGERCQGITSDTDLQRKRQHAVQRRDLQTVHLTKQEAMLEVKGLLKNLDDLLTQACVSAESVYKVLYWESHSVSSMFYGGLLVTVCLLYIMPVGWVLALVNSALFLWNREFCRVLLNVKSLLNPGQSQSEEKEAEVRDAEPTSLPEQTPTPTSLEDDDEVAIGTTDYDTFSDNGLLSKHEPIRSKVSKLTEKLRKRYPTNPAGNCSYCSAVFSVLKKRKNCSNCGNSFCSRCCSYKVLKSSMGATAPEAQRETVFVCAACNMYLSKKE, from the exons ATGCAGCCTATCATGGCAGGTGGGCTTCAGGAGTCCCCGCAGGGCCAGGGGGAGAGAGGTGAGCTCTCCCAGCTCTCCTCAAGAGAAGCAACCACTGCAGAGACCTCTGAGCTTGGATGTCCGCGGCCAGTCACCTTTGACCTGCTCAATATGGTGGTCTCCTACAAGAGGATTGCAATCTACCTGGAGCCCATCAAAGACGGTGTGGAGGTGGTGCGTTATGTACTTGG ATGGAAGATGCCTCTCTTCTCCTTGCTCTGCTGTGTCATACTCAACATCCTCTTCATCGCTCTCAGTGAAG TGGCCtggttctctctctgcctcatggGTGTGTCCACCCCAGCTGCGCTGGGCTACATTGGGGAGAGATGCCAGGGCATCACCAGTGACACGGACCTACAGAGGAAAAGGCAGCATGCTGTCCAGCGCAGAGACCTGCAGACTGTCCACCTCACCAAGCAGGAAGCCATGCTAGAGGTCAAGGGCCT GTTGAAGAATCTAGATGACCTTTTGACCCAGGCCTGTGTGTCTGCTGAGTCTGTGTACAAAGTGCTGTACTGGGAGAGCCATTCAGTCTCCTCCAT GTTCTACGGTGGTCTCCTGGTGACTGTCTGTCTACTGTACATCATGCCAGTGGGCTGGGTCCTGGCTTTGGTCAACAGCGCCCTCTTCCTGTGGAACAGGGAATTCTGCAGAG TCCTGCTGAATGTGAAGTCCCTGCTGAACCCAGGCCAAAGCCAGTCAGAAGAGAAGGAGGCTGAGGTCAGAGATGCTGAGCCCACTTCCTTACCAGAGCAAACCCCAACTCCCACCAGCCTGGAG GATGATGATGAGGTGGCAATAGGCACTACTGACTACGACACCTTCTCAGATAATGGACTGTTGAGCAAACACGAGCCCATCCGCAGCAAAGTGTCCAAACTGACAGAGAAACTGCGAAAGCGTTATCCAACCAACCCTGCAG GTAATTGCTCATATTGCAGTGCAGTGTTTTCGGTTTTAAAAAAGCGG AAAAACTGCAGTAACTGTGGAAATAGCTTCTGTTCACGATGTTGCTCCTACAAGGTGCTCAAATCCAGCATGGGTGCCACAG CACCCGAAgcccagagagagacagtgtttgtttgtgctgcaTGTAATATGTACCTGAGCAAGAAGGAATGA
- the zfyve27 gene encoding protrudin isoform X1 gives MQPIMAGGLQESPQGQGERGELSQLSSREATTAETSELGCPRPVTFDLLNMVVSYKRIAIYLEPIKDGVEVVRYVLGWKMPLFSLLCCVILNILFIALSEVAWFSLCLMGVSTPAALGYIGERCQGITSDTDLQRKRQHAVQRRDLQTVHLTKQEAMLEVKGLLKNLDDLLTQACVSAESVYKVLYWESHSVSSMFYGGLLVTVCLLYIMPVGWVLALVNSALFLWNREFCRVLLNVKSLLNPGQSQSEEKEAEVRDAEPTSLPEQTPTPTSLEDLSPASIEEAEEAEPDDEFKDAIESSLFTISLLKEHQTSLLPETPLALVDDDEVAIGTTDYDTFSDNGLLSKHEPIRSKVSKLTEKLRKRYPTNPAGNCSYCSAVFSVLKKRKNCSNCGNSFCSRCCSYKVLKSSMGATAPEAQRETVFVCAACNMYLSKKE, from the exons ATGCAGCCTATCATGGCAGGTGGGCTTCAGGAGTCCCCGCAGGGCCAGGGGGAGAGAGGTGAGCTCTCCCAGCTCTCCTCAAGAGAAGCAACCACTGCAGAGACCTCTGAGCTTGGATGTCCGCGGCCAGTCACCTTTGACCTGCTCAATATGGTGGTCTCCTACAAGAGGATTGCAATCTACCTGGAGCCCATCAAAGACGGTGTGGAGGTGGTGCGTTATGTACTTGG ATGGAAGATGCCTCTCTTCTCCTTGCTCTGCTGTGTCATACTCAACATCCTCTTCATCGCTCTCAGTGAAG TGGCCtggttctctctctgcctcatggGTGTGTCCACCCCAGCTGCGCTGGGCTACATTGGGGAGAGATGCCAGGGCATCACCAGTGACACGGACCTACAGAGGAAAAGGCAGCATGCTGTCCAGCGCAGAGACCTGCAGACTGTCCACCTCACCAAGCAGGAAGCCATGCTAGAGGTCAAGGGCCT GTTGAAGAATCTAGATGACCTTTTGACCCAGGCCTGTGTGTCTGCTGAGTCTGTGTACAAAGTGCTGTACTGGGAGAGCCATTCAGTCTCCTCCAT GTTCTACGGTGGTCTCCTGGTGACTGTCTGTCTACTGTACATCATGCCAGTGGGCTGGGTCCTGGCTTTGGTCAACAGCGCCCTCTTCCTGTGGAACAGGGAATTCTGCAGAG TCCTGCTGAATGTGAAGTCCCTGCTGAACCCAGGCCAAAGCCAGTCAGAAGAGAAGGAGGCTGAGGTCAGAGATGCTGAGCCCACTTCCTTACCAGAGCAAACCCCAACTCCCACCAGCCTGGAG GATCTTTCTCCTGCCAGCATTGAGGAGGCGGAAGAGGCAGAGCCTGATGATGAGTTTAAAGATGCCATTGAG TCCTCTCTCTTTACCATCTCACTGCTTAAGGAGCACCAAACGTCCCTGCTGCCG GAGACCCCCCTGGCTCTAGTG GATGATGATGAGGTGGCAATAGGCACTACTGACTACGACACCTTCTCAGATAATGGACTGTTGAGCAAACACGAGCCCATCCGCAGCAAAGTGTCCAAACTGACAGAGAAACTGCGAAAGCGTTATCCAACCAACCCTGCAG GTAATTGCTCATATTGCAGTGCAGTGTTTTCGGTTTTAAAAAAGCGG AAAAACTGCAGTAACTGTGGAAATAGCTTCTGTTCACGATGTTGCTCCTACAAGGTGCTCAAATCCAGCATGGGTGCCACAG CACCCGAAgcccagagagagacagtgtttgtttgtgctgcaTGTAATATGTACCTGAGCAAGAAGGAATGA
- the avpi1 gene encoding uncharacterized protein avpi1 isoform X1, with protein sequence MAIPGIMEDLASPSVLPGPSHVPCWNPTGRQIRKTGTHDIFHGVNLRQLRRLFQAAGEQDAEQRARMVWRGDRGTDTGDMEEEDVRAEVEIGLAQALVGLRVRARTKSGIRAEGHRDGNRRTRPSSIQHRSGDASKRQPEDVLDVDAEVGFGGVLEPASSTEGPAIALRDTEMVEISNRFGAREKDPQRHLHRIRH encoded by the exons ATGGCAATAC CGGGCATTATGGAGGACCTGGCTTCTCCCTCTGTCCTACCAGGACCATCTCATGTCCCATGCTGGAATCCCACGGGGCGTCAGATCCGGAAAACGGGCACGCACGACATCTTCCATGGAGTGAACCTGCGGCAGCTGCGTCGCCTGTTTCAGGCTGCAGGAGAACAGGACGCTGAGCAGCGGGCCAGGATGGTGTGGCGAGGAGACCGCGGAACGGACACAGGAGACATGGAAGAGGAGGATGTGCGGGCAGAGGTGGAAATTGGTTTAGCTCAGGCCCTGGTCGGGCTCAGGGTCCGTGCACGCACCAAAAGTGGCATAAGAGCAGAGGGTCACCGGGATGGAAACAGAAGGACTAGACCTTCATCAATACAACACAG GAGCGGGGATGCATCAAAGAGACAGCCTGAGGATGTTCTAGATGTAGACGCTGAGGTGGGATTCGGTGGAGTATTAGAGCCGGCAAGCAGCACTGAGGGGCCGGCCATTGCACTGAGGGACACGGAGATGGTCGAGATCTCCAACCGTTTTGGCGCAAGAGAGAAGGATCCCCAGCGGCACCTTCACAGGATCCGACACTGA